The Apium graveolens cultivar Ventura chromosome 11, ASM990537v1, whole genome shotgun sequence genome has a window encoding:
- the LOC141698181 gene encoding chaperonin 60 subunit beta 3, chloroplastic-like isoform X1, with product MHFVSYWKFGGGGDIGANLVSQAAAKINYLAGNGTTTSVILAQGLIVEGSCSCANPVLITRGIEKTTKALVTELKLMSQEVEDGELANIAAVSAVSYPLKVTANNAGVDGNVVSEKVLNLDDHKYGYNAATGNYEDLMVAGIIDPAKVSEVLKFCKHIQLELSPVKLFADGILFPEYLTIESRKSGYYDGKKII from the exons ATGCATTTCGTGTCATACTGGAAGTTCGGGGGGGGGGGGGACATTGGTGCAAACTTGGTGAGTCAAGCAGCTGCGAAGATCAATTACTTGGCTGGTAATGGGACAACAACATCTGTTATTCTTGCACAGGGTCTTATCGTTGAAG GTAGTTGTAGCTGTGCAAACCCTGTCCTTATCACCAGAGGTATTGAGAAGACCACAAAGGCTTTAGTTACTGAACTTAAGTTGATGAGTCAAGAG GTTGAAGATGGTGAATTGGCAAACATAGCTGCAGTTAGTGCTGTAAGCTATCCTCTCAAGGTAACTGCCAATAATGCTGGTGTTGATGGAAATGTTGTCAGTGAAAAG GTACTTAACTTAGACGATCACAAGTATGGATATAATGCAGCCACCGGAAACTATGAAGATTTGATGGTTGCTGGGATTATTGACCCAGCCAAGGTGAGCGAGGTGCTAAAATTCTGCAAGCACATTCAATTAGAACTCAGTCCAGTGAAGCTTTTTGCAGATGGTATATTGTTTCCTGAATATTTAACAATCGAGTCAAGAAAATCAGGATATTATGATGGGAAGAAGATTATctag
- the LOC141695995 gene encoding uncharacterized protein LOC141695995 yields MASSYTIVNGRMYHRSISQPLLRCLNVEEQQQALETVHEGICGEHLVGRSFAFKILRQGFFWMTLRADAIEYAKKCKQCQLFANVLKQPPEKMTYVLSPIMFAMWAIDIVGILPTSTKEAKYCIISIDYMTKWVEARPLSAITEEATKNRVAHPKGNGAIEAANKIIFQGIKKRLGEANGRWAKELPWVLWAYRTTPRSSTGETPFRLAYGMDALVPIEVGLQFYRTEVYNVEINNFRLRANVDLLEEERVAAHRRNIKYLLQATQHYDSGIKKGHSVLEIWSYKN; encoded by the exons ATGGCATCAAGCTACACTATCGTCAATGGAAGGATGTATCATCGATCGATCAGTCAACCCCTTTTGAGGTGCTTAAATGTCGAAGAACAACAACAGGCCTTAGAAACGGTGCACGAAGGAATTTGCGGAGAACATCTGGTCGGTCGGTCTTTTGCCTTTAAGATCCTTCGTCAAGGATTCTTTTGGATGACTTTGCGAGCTGATGCGATCGAATATGCAAAGAAGTGCAAACAATGTCAGCTGTTTGCCAATGTTCTGAAGCAGCCTCCCGAAAAAATGACTTATGTCCTTAGCCCCATTATGTTCGCTATGTGGGCCATAGATATAGTCGGTATTCTCCCTACCAGCACCAAAGAGGCAAAATACTGCATTATCTCCATCGACTACATGACCAAGTGGGTCGAAGCCAGGCCGCTATCCGCCATAACTGAAGAAGCGACCAAAAA CCGAGTTGCGCACCCCAAGGGAAACGGGGCGATCGAAGCAGCCAACAAGATAATCTTTCAAGGGATCAAGAAAAGGTTAGGTGAAGCTAATGGAAGATGGGCCAAAGAGTTACCCTGGGTCTTGTGGGCTTACCGAACAACGCCCAGGTCTTCCACCGGGGAAACTCCTTTTAGGCTGGCATATGGAATGGATGCCCTAGTTCCGATCGAAGTGGGCCTACAGTTTTACAGAACTGAAGTCTACAATGTGGAAATCAACAACTTCAGATTAAGAGCGAATGTGGATTTATTAGAAGAAGAAAGAGTGGCTGCCCACCGAAGGAACATAAAGTACCTACTACAAGCAACCCAACACTATGATTCAGGAATAAAAAAAGGTCATTCGGTGTTGGAGATTTGGTCCTACAAGAACTAG
- the LOC141698181 gene encoding chaperonin 60 subunit beta 3, chloroplastic-like isoform X2: MHFVSYWKFGGGGDIGANLVSQAAAKINYLAGNGTTTSVILAQGLIVEGSCSCANPVLITRGIEKTTKALVTELKLMSQEVEDGELANIAAVSAVSYPLKVTANNAGVDGNVVSEKVLNLDDHKYGYNAATGNYEDLMVAGIIDPAKCRSRVLTSACSAIYLFCLGGIHGTCSQAPGQGVRPVTTEPFES; this comes from the exons ATGCATTTCGTGTCATACTGGAAGTTCGGGGGGGGGGGGGACATTGGTGCAAACTTGGTGAGTCAAGCAGCTGCGAAGATCAATTACTTGGCTGGTAATGGGACAACAACATCTGTTATTCTTGCACAGGGTCTTATCGTTGAAG GTAGTTGTAGCTGTGCAAACCCTGTCCTTATCACCAGAGGTATTGAGAAGACCACAAAGGCTTTAGTTACTGAACTTAAGTTGATGAGTCAAGAG GTTGAAGATGGTGAATTGGCAAACATAGCTGCAGTTAGTGCTGTAAGCTATCCTCTCAAGGTAACTGCCAATAATGCTGGTGTTGATGGAAATGTTGTCAGTGAAAAG GTACTTAACTTAGACGATCACAAGTATGGATATAATGCAGCCACCGGAAACTATGAAGATTTGATGGTTGCTGGGATTATTGACCCAGCCAAG TGCAGGAGCCGCGTCCTCACCAGTGCTTGCTCTGCAATTTATTTGTTCTGTTTGGGTGGTATACATGGAACGTGTTCCCAGGCCCCAGGCCAGGGAGTGAGACCAGTGACAACAGAACCTTTTGAATCCTAA